A region from the Clostridium beijerinckii genome encodes:
- a CDS encoding YgeY family selenium metabolism-linked hydrolase, with protein sequence MNFEQIKSKSENYKEDMTKFLRDLVAIPGESAEEEGVVKRIEEEMKKVGFDKVEIDPMGNILGYMGTGETLIGFDAHIDTVGIGNRDNWNFDPYEGYETETEIGGRGTSDQLGGIVSSVYGAKIMKDLGLLNEKYTALVVGSVQEEDCDGLCWEYIIKEGKIRPEFVVSTEPTDGGIYRGQRGRMEIRVDVQGVSCHGSAPERGDNAIYKMAEILMNIRDLNENDADENKEIKGLVKMLDEKHNPEFKEANFLGRGTVTTSQVFYTSPSRCAVADSCSISLDRRMTSGETWESCLEEIRQLPAVKKYNATVSMYNYDRPSYTGLVYPIECYFPTWVIPEDHTVTKALEEAYKGLYGTTRIGVAENEAMRKARPLTDKWTFSTNGVSIMGRNGIPVIGFGPGAEAQAHAPNEKTWKEDLVTCAAVYAAVPTLYTENK encoded by the coding sequence ATGAATTTTGAACAAATCAAATCAAAATCTGAAAACTATAAAGAGGATATGACAAAATTTCTTCGTGATTTAGTTGCAATACCTGGCGAAAGTGCAGAAGAAGAAGGCGTTGTAAAAAGAATAGAAGAAGAAATGAAAAAAGTTGGATTCGATAAAGTAGAAATAGATCCAATGGGTAATATTCTAGGATACATGGGTACAGGAGAAACTTTAATAGGTTTCGATGCTCATATTGACACAGTTGGTATAGGAAACAGAGATAACTGGAACTTTGATCCATATGAAGGATATGAGACAGAAACTGAAATAGGTGGACGTGGTACTTCTGATCAATTAGGCGGAATTGTTTCATCTGTTTATGGTGCAAAAATAATGAAAGATTTAGGTCTTTTAAATGAAAAATACACAGCATTAGTTGTTGGTTCAGTTCAAGAAGAAGATTGTGATGGACTTTGTTGGGAATATATAATTAAAGAAGGTAAAATCAGACCTGAATTTGTAGTTTCTACAGAGCCAACAGATGGCGGTATCTACAGAGGACAAAGAGGTCGTATGGAAATCCGTGTTGATGTTCAAGGAGTTTCATGTCACGGTTCAGCTCCAGAAAGAGGAGACAACGCAATTTACAAAATGGCTGAAATATTAATGAATATTCGTGACCTTAATGAAAATGACGCAGATGAAAATAAAGAAATCAAAGGCTTAGTAAAAATGTTAGATGAAAAACACAACCCAGAATTTAAAGAGGCTAACTTCTTAGGAAGAGGTACTGTTACAACTTCACAAGTATTCTATACTTCACCAAGTCGTTGTGCAGTTGCTGACTCATGCTCAATTTCATTAGACCGTCGTATGACATCAGGTGAAACTTGGGAAAGCTGTTTAGAAGAAATTCGTCAACTTCCAGCTGTTAAAAAATACAATGCAACAGTAAGTATGTACAACTATGATAGACCAAGCTACACTGGTTTAGTATATCCAATTGAATGCTACTTCCCAACTTGGGTAATTCCAGAAGATCATACTGTAACAAAAGCATTGGAAGAAGCATACAAAGGTCTTTATGGCACAACAAGAATCGGTGTTGCTGAAAATGAAGCAATGAGAAAAGCTCGTCCGCTTACTGACAAATGGACATTCTCAACAAATGGTGTTTCAATAATGGGACGTAACGGAATTCCTGTAATAGGATTTGGACCTGGCGCAGAAGCTCAAGCACATGCTCCAAATGAAAAGACATGGAAAGAGGATTTAGTAACATGTGCAGCAGTTTATGCGGCTGTTCCAACTTTATATACTGAAAATAAATAA
- the ygeW gene encoding knotted carbamoyltransferase YgeW, with translation MNIVNKYVNELKNLKIDEMYENDFFLTWEKTTDELKAVYAVADALRELRKNNKSTRLFDSGLGISLFRDNSTRTRFSYASACNLLGLEVQDLDEGKSQVAHGETVRETANMISFMADVIGIRDDMYIGKGNQYMHTVANSVKEGYEDGVLEQKPTLVNLQCDIDHPTQAMADMLHIIHEFGGVENLKGKKIAMSWAYSPSYGKPLSVPQGIIGLMTRFGMDVCLAHPEGYEVMEEVENVARDNAKESGGTFTKTNNMAEAFKDADIVYPKSWAPFAAMKERTDLYAEGDSEGIKELEKKLLAQNAEHTDWECTEELMKTTKDGKALYLHCLPADISGLSCEKGEVEASVFDRYRVPLYKEASYKPYVIAAMILLAKVKNPAEVLEKMAQSDDTRFNG, from the coding sequence ATGAATATTGTTAATAAATATGTAAATGAATTAAAGAACTTAAAGATTGATGAAATGTATGAAAATGACTTTTTCCTTACTTGGGAAAAGACTACAGATGAATTAAAAGCAGTTTATGCAGTAGCAGATGCTTTAAGAGAATTACGTAAAAACAATAAGTCAACAAGATTGTTTGATAGTGGACTTGGAATTTCATTATTCCGTGATAATTCAACACGTACTCGTTTTTCTTATGCTAGTGCATGTAATCTTTTAGGTCTTGAAGTACAAGATTTAGATGAAGGTAAAAGCCAAGTTGCTCATGGTGAAACTGTAAGAGAAACAGCTAACATGATTTCATTTATGGCTGATGTTATCGGAATTCGTGATGATATGTATATTGGAAAGGGAAACCAATATATGCATACAGTTGCTAATTCAGTAAAGGAAGGATATGAAGATGGAGTTCTTGAACAAAAACCAACATTAGTAAATTTACAATGTGATATTGATCATCCAACTCAAGCTATGGCAGACATGCTACATATCATCCACGAGTTTGGTGGTGTTGAAAATTTAAAGGGTAAAAAAATAGCTATGTCTTGGGCTTATTCACCATCTTACGGTAAACCATTATCTGTACCACAAGGTATTATAGGATTAATGACACGTTTTGGTATGGATGTTTGCTTAGCACACCCAGAAGGCTATGAAGTAATGGAAGAAGTTGAAAATGTAGCTCGTGATAATGCTAAGGAATCTGGTGGAACATTCACTAAAACTAATAATATGGCAGAAGCATTTAAAGATGCAGATATAGTATATCCAAAGAGTTGGGCTCCTTTTGCAGCAATGAAGGAACGTACTGATCTTTATGCAGAAGGCGATTCTGAAGGAATTAAAGAATTAGAGAAAAAGCTTCTTGCTCAAAATGCAGAACATACAGATTGGGAATGTACAGAAGAATTAATGAAAACAACTAAAGATGGAAAGGCACTTTACTTACATTGCTTACCAGCTGATATTAGTGGTTTATCTTGTGAAAAGGGTGAAGTTGAAGCTTCTGTATTTGATCGTTACAGAGTTCCTCTTTATAAAGAAGCAAGCTACAAGCCATATGTTATAGCAGCAATGATTCTTCTTGCAAAAGTAAAGAATCCAGCAGAAGTCTTAGAAAAAATGGCTCAAAGTGATGATACAAGATTTAACGGTTAA